One window of the Populus trichocarpa isolate Nisqually-1 chromosome 9, P.trichocarpa_v4.1, whole genome shotgun sequence genome contains the following:
- the LOC7475050 gene encoding cucurbitadienol 11-hydroxylase, protein MWAIGLVVVALVVVYYSHLISKWKNPKIDGVLPPGSMGWPLIGETLQFIIPGRSLDLHPFVKKRMQKYGPIFKTSLVGRPIIVSTDYEMNKYILQHEGTLVELWYLDSFAKVFALEGETRVNAIGKVHRYLRSITLNHFGVESLKESLLPKIEDMLHTSLAKWATQGPVDVKQVISVMVFNFTANKIFGYDAENSREKLSENYTRILNSFISLPLNIPGTSFHQCMQDREKMLKMLKNTLMERLNDPSKRRGDFLDQAIDDMETEKFLTVDFIPQLMFGILFASFESMSTTLTLTFKFLSENPRVVEELAAEHDAIVKNRENPNSRLTWEEYRSMTFTQMVVNETLRISNIPPGLFRKALKDFQVKGYTVPAGWTVMIVTPAIQLNPETFKDPVTFNPWRWKELDQVTISKNFMPFGGGTRQCAGAEYSKLVLSTFLHILVTKYRFTKVKGGDVSRTPIISFGDGIQIKFTAKN, encoded by the exons ATGTGGGCAATTGGATTGGTTGTTGTCGCATTGGTTGTGGTATACTATAGTCATTTGATTAGCAAATGGAAGAATCCTAAAATTGACGGGGTTCTCCCTCCAGGCTCCATGGGCTGGCCCCTCATCGGAGAAACTCTGCAGTTCATTATTCCTGGAAGATCTCTAGACCTCCATCCATTCGTCAAGAAAAGGATGCAAAA GTATGGACCGATCTTTAAAACCAGCTTAGTTGGTAGGCCTATCATTGTGTCCACTGACTATGAAATGAACAAGTACATCTTGCAACATGAAGGAACTCTGGTTGAGCTATGGTATTTGGATTCATTTGCCAAGGTTTTCGCTCTTGAGGGTGAAACGAGGGTGAACGCCATCGGCAAAGTTCACCGATACTTGAGAAGCATAACTTTGAACCACTTTGGCGTTGAGAGCCTGAAGGAATCATTGCTTCCTAAAATAGAAGACATGCTGCACACCAGCTTAGCAAAGTGGGCTACTCAAGGACCTGTTGACGTCAAACAAGTTATTTCAGTT atggttttcaattttactgCGAACAAAATATTTGGTTATGATGCTGAAAACTCGAGAGAGAAGCTAAGTGAGAATTACACAAGGATCTTGAACAGTTTCATCTCCTTGCCCTTGAATATCCCTGGCACTTCCTTCCACCAGTGCATGCAG GACCGAGAGAAGATGttgaaaatgttgaagaatacaCTGATGGAGAGACTCAACGATCCATCAAAGCGTCGGGGagattttcttgatcaagccaTTGATGATATGGAGACAGAGAAGTTCTTGACAGTGGATTTCATCCCCCAACTCATGTTCGGGATCTTATTTGCCAGCTTCGAATCTATGTCAACCACTCTAACTCTAACATTCAAGTTTCTTTCAGAGAACCCCCGAGTAGTTGAGGAATTAGCA GCTGAGCACGACGCAATTGTGAAGAACAGAGAAAATCCAAACTCCCGCCTCACTTGGGAAGAGTACAGATCGATGACTTTTACCCAAATG GTCGTCAATGAAACACTTAGAATTTCCAACATCCCACCTGGTCTGTTCCGAAAGGCATTGAAAGATTTCCAGGTCAAAG GATACACTGTTCCAGCTGGTTGGACAGTAATGATTGTTACTCCTGCTATTCAATTAAATCCTGAGACATTCAAGGATCCAGTTACATTCAACCCATGGCGGTGGAAG GAACTTGACCAAGTTACCATTTCCAAAAACTTCATGCCATTCGGTGGCGGCACAAGGCAATGCGCCGGGGCGGAGTACAGCAAGCTGGTCTTGTCGACTTTTCTTCATATCTTGGTCACCAAATACAg GTTTACCAAGGTCAAGGGAGGAGACGTATCTCGCACTCCTATCATTTCATTTGGCGATGGCATCCAGATTAAGTTTACAGCCAAGAACTGA